GACAGCAGCACGCCGTCGGGGCGCAGGGCAAGGATCTTCACCGCCGCCGTGCCCGCCGGTACCACGGTGACGCGGCAGCCGCGCTCCGTCAGCGCGCGGGCAATGCCGCCTTTGCAGCCGAAGTCCCAGAGCACAATGTGGCGCGTGCCGTCGGGGTTGAGGATAAAGGGCTTGTCGCAGGTCACCGAGAAGACGTCGCTCGACAGCCGCCGTTTCGCCAAGTCCGCCGCGAAAGCCGGCACGTCCTCGGGCAGACGCGAGCAGATCGCGGCGTTCATCGCGCCGTGTTCGCGGATGATACGCGTCAGCGTGCGCGTATCCACTCCGGCAAGTCCGGCCACGCCGCTTTCCCGAAGATAATCGTCAAGTTTGCCGCCGCTGCGGAAGTTCGAAGGAGCGTCGCACAGCTCGCGCACGACATACGCGCTCAGCCGCGGGCGCGGGCTTTCGAAATCCTCGCGGATGACGCCGCAGTTGCCGATCAGCGGGAATGTTTGCACGACGATCTCCCCGTGATAGCTGGGGTCGGTGAGCGTTTCCAGATAGCCGGTCGTGCCCGTGGCGAAAACGATCTCCGCCGTCACGTCGCCGACGGCGCCGAAGCGCTCTCCGGCAAAAACGCGCCCGTTTTGCAGCACCAGAAAAGCTTTTTCTCTCAAAGGCCTCATCCTCTTTTCTCCGTCCGCGCCGCCGCGCGGCGCCGTTTTTCGTCCGCGGTCATTCGCTTTCGTAAAACGCCCGCCAGCCCGACTCGGCGCAGACCAGCAGCGTGTGCCCGGCGGCGGGACGGCCGAGGACTTTCGCCGGCCCTTCGCCGAGAGCCGCCAGCAGCGCGGCGACGCCGCAGGGGCGTCCCTGCGCCTCCCAGCCGTTCAGCAGCGCGGGCAGAACTCCGTCCAGCTTCTCGCTGCCGAAGGGGATCTCCTCGAAGGGCAGGCTCAGCTGATCGGCGCTGCGCGCGCAGTGGTTGCTCACGACCGCCGCGACCAGCCCTTCGTCGAGCGCCTGCCACAGCGCGGCGCGGTCGTCCGCGCCGCGCAGCACCGGCCAGACTTTGAGCGCGCCGTCAAGGGACGCCGCGTCGTACTCGTCTTCGGTATAGAGCAGGTTCATGAAGGGCACGTCGCAGGTCACGTCCCGCCCGCCGTCCCGCGCCGCGCGGATCGCTTCCAGCGAAGCGCGGCAGCTGACGCCGCGCACGTGCAGCGGCACGCCCCATTCGCCGGCCAGCGTCAGAACCGCCGCCACGGCGACGGCTTCGGCCACGGCGGGGACGCCTTTCATGCCCAGCCGGTCGGCCGCGTCGCCGTCGTTGATCTGCCCCGAAACGCACAGCTCGTTCAGGCACGGTCTCACGGCGAGGCGGCACTTCAGGCCGGAAGCGTAGCAGAACAGCGCGCGGAGCCGCCGCCAGTCT
This region of Pyramidobacter piscolens W5455 genomic DNA includes:
- a CDS encoding dihydroorotase; translation: LWPLPAALRADGTMAEIGLMAQDGENLFCVPEGFEDWRRLRALFCYASGLKCRLAVRPCLNELCVSGQINDGDAADRLGMKGVPAVAEAVAVAAVLTLAGEWGVPLHVRGVSCRASLEAIRAARDGGRDVTCDVPFMNLLYTEDEYDAASLDGALKVWPVLRGADDRAALWQALDEGLVAAVVSNHCARSADQLSLPFEEIPFGSEKLDGVLPALLNGWEAQGRPCGVAALLAALGEGPAKVLGRPAAGHTLLVCAESGWRAFYESE
- a CDS encoding carbamoyl phosphate synthase small subunit, which gives rise to MRPLREKAFLVLQNGRVFAGERFGAVGDVTAEIVFATGTTGYLETLTDPSYHGEIVVQTFPLIGNCGVIREDFESPRPRLSAYVVRELCDAPSNFRSGGKLDDYLRESGVAGLAGVDTRTLTRIIREHGAMNAAICSRLPEDVPAFAADLAKRRLSSDVFSVTCDKPFILNPDGTRHIVLWDFGCKGGIARALTERGCRVTVVPAGTAAVKILALRPDGVLLSNGPGDPASYRGIVENVNAVAETGLPMFGICLGHQILALARGARTVKLKYGHRGENQPMRETATGRLLITSQNHGYAVESDSVPAENRLSYVNVNDGTCEGIDYGGVNAFSVQFHPEACAGPQDAAFLFDRFLKNCEEAVRHAAR